From Osmerus mordax isolate fOsmMor3 chromosome 7, fOsmMor3.pri, whole genome shotgun sequence:
CATGTATGTTTTAGAGATTCCCTCATAAGGAAGGTTCCATAATGAGGTCAAGTATGTCCAGACCCACTGGCAAATCTATATATTGTAAGTTCACCATCCAACCCTATATACTGTTGACTCTTCAGATATTCTGTGGACTTTTACTGTATAACTATTTGCTGTGGAAGTAATCATATTTTCCCCATGTAATCTAATCAGTACAAAGAAGGGAGTATTTAGAGTCCATGAACAAACAACCAGACAACTTTCAGTACAGAGTGGAGGTAAGGTCTGCCTGATGAGGCTTGTACACTCAGTTCATCCAACCATGTGAAATCACCAGACTGAGCACAATGCACTGTGTGTAGGGCAACTCTGCATCAAAACTAGCAACACCAAACATTTATTCCTCCCTCTTTTGTCTAGCACTTGTTCACATGTGAGCTGGATGGTAAGGAGGTGAAGAACCTGAATGACTGTGTGGCCAGGTTGAAAAGGCTGGATGCCAAAGGGCGCCTATGGGGCCAGGAGATGATTCTGGAGGTGCTGGGGGGCTACCTCCAACTTACAGATATTGAGACCAAGGTATTGTGGTGCTGACTCAACTAAGAGAGTAAACTGTCCCCACGGTTGCTTTGTTATGTTCACCAAATGGAGACTTTTGGATGTGCAGTGGCATTGTTTTTTTGTCTCATGATCTTgtactctgtctcactctctctatctctctgtctctctgactttctctctctctcgcctctgaCTTTATCTCTGATTCTGCAGGCAGAATTGGAGTCGATTCCTCTTATCAGCATCCAGCATACCAATGCCGTGTTGGACAGCTGTGCCTATAACTCCCTCCTGACAGTCACTGTAAAGGAACGCAACAGACAGATATCCCAGGTCTTCATGTTCCAGTGTGAGGAGGTTGGGGTGAGTCACGGTTGACCAAAATCATGTTCTCATTCAATCCGTttccaaagaaagagagatttcGAAAGAGAGATTTACACTGATACCTTACACTGCAGAAATAGTCCTCAGCAATGTTTCACAACTTAATAGGACTTGATAGGATTTTGTCATGAGGAAGTTGACTTATGGTTTTACAGGCAGAACACATCAGGGTTGACCTAGACAAGGCAGTCAAGAATGGAGGGGCAGATGTTGAGCCCCGCAGAGTCCAAAACAACATCAGGTACGATATGGCATTTACGGCATGTGCAATCTGTCCAACGTTGTTTGGTAACAATGTCTTCTAGAAACTTGTAGGATAACAGAAATGGGTTTGCAGACCAACACAACTTGAAGATTCTGTAACTAGAGACAACCTATTTTTCTTTTTCCCAGGAGCGACCTGGAGAACATCATTGGCCAACAGGTTCCTGGTGGTTTCCGCCCACCTGGGCATCCTCCTCCTTTTGATAGGCTGCCAGagagaaccccccctcccccagactgcCCCGCCCCTCATTGGAACGGCCAGGATTATGGTGAGGAGGATCCTGTATTTTTCAATCCCTCACCACACTTTACTGAGAACTCCAGTATTTTGTCATTAAAAGCACTGATAGCACTAACTCTCACCTATGTGAGAGTTTCACATTTTGCACGTTTTCATGCAATTAATGAAGTCATCAGACGATTAATGCTAATCAACCCATGCTTACAAAGAAATCCCCATAGATCAAAATAGTCCAGTCATTTTAAGCCAAAATGGGGGTCAACCTAGGACAAATTGCAACAGAATCAAACTCAACTGTTTTTGTATCCTCAAAATGTCCTGAGTAAGGAAAAAAAAGCCCAGAAGAATCCCATTAGGGGAAAGTTTAGAAAAAGAACAGAATATAGCCTATTCATACGCCTATTATTTTCTCATGTGAATAGGCTAAacattttaacctttagatatcaccatgaaaattactgagttgattacttacattaagacaaacaaaaaatagaGATTCAGACGTTCATTCAAGGTCGACtcaactgtcaatcaactgTCACTAAGCTGTCACTCAGGTAAGAAAGATTTCCTTTTGTTTCTCCTACATGGATTATTCAACCTACATTAATAAAACATACCTGGTGATCAACTACAATTTATTGGGAACATCTGGATGTGTGTTGAGCTATGGTATGACTATTATTGGTGAAACaacccagccccaaaccccatCTCTGCAATAATAATTAATGAAGGCTGGTTTAAAGTACTTCTTCCTGCCTCTATGTATTAATGATCATGGGTAGCCTAAATGGGTTCCATTCAGACCTTAACATTGAGTCTTTTACTGTTTTATGTCAACAAGATTCAACAAGCCACTTCACCTGGCTATACCCAACGTTTAGATCTGTTGTGGTATTTATGCATATTAACACATACCTAATCAGATTATGCACTGTTTGCCCATGTTAACAAACAATTTCAAAAAACTTgtaatacattttttgtttgtcttgatgTAAGTAATCAACTCAGTAATTTTCATGGTGATATCTAAAGGTTAACATTTTTACCATATTCAAGTGAGAAAAAGAATGAATGGGCCTATGAATAGGCTATACTTGGGTCTTTTTCTAAACTTTCCCCTAATGGGATTCTTCGGGGCTTTTCCCCCCTTAATCAGGACATATTGAGGATACAAAATCAGTTGAGTTTGCTTCTGTTGCAATTTGTCCTACCTTTTTTCATAAAATGACTGGACTAAAATGTACCTATTGAAAAAtggtttgtatttattttaagtgtcctttctgtgtgtttccagaGATGATGCCAGCCCCTCCAGTGTACCCCCCTCAGGAGGAGCCTGTCTATAGCACAGAGGTGTACGGGGGGTCACAGCACAGTCAAGAGGAGCCTTCACTGGCAGACATAAACAGGAGTGTTGTCAGTATTgcctcctacttacatttattcatttagcagacgcttttatccaaagcgacttccaagagagagctttacaaagtgcataggtcactgatcataacaacaagatagccaaaaaacatcgcgagtagccaaaacatgaagcacacattgtgaacaaccaaagtaagtgccaacgggaagaaccataagagcatgtagttaaacaagttacaattaaacaacctgaaccgctataagtgcaagtgtacctgtggaaaaaagcaagcaacagcaacttctacaattaacacatttaatAAGATGTTTTCCCGTTTGTTTGATTTCAATAGTACCAGCGTTTTTGTATATGTATCATTACAGTTCCTGTAATGATTTCATTTATGATAAATAATTCATACAGCTTTTTTTTACATAACGAAACTATACACCTAATATAAAGTTTGCCAACCATGCTATTTATTTTTGCAGGAAATCTTAAATCACGTGCTTGATGATGTGGAGTTATTCCTGCAGCAAGTAGTAGCTGCTACAACatataatgaaaataaacagaagaaaaagaagaataaGAAAAAAGCAAATAAAAATGGTAGCGTTAAGCTAACTAAACCAGAATCACATTGATTGATCCTGATATTCAATAGGATCAATAGCAATAATTTAATGCTTTGTCATTTCCTACAGCTGACAATTTGCCCCATTGGAAGGAATTGTATTCCTGTCTGCAGAAAGTGAAGTATGGATTTAATCTTCTGGTGCGTTACCCTCTCCCTGGTGCACTTACCACAAAATATGAAAATGCACTTTCCAATGCAAATTG
This genomic window contains:
- the eps8l3b gene encoding epidermal growth factor receptor kinase substrate 8-like protein 3b translates to MRSSMSRPTGKSIYLQRREYLESMNKQPDNFQYRVEHLFTCELDGKEVKNLNDCVARLKRLDAKGRLWGQEMILEVLGGYLQLTDIETKAELESIPLISIQHTNAVLDSCAYNSLLTVTVKERNRQISQVFMFQCEEVGAEHIRVDLDKAVKNGGADVEPRRVQNNIRSDLENIIGQQVPGGFRPPGHPPPFDRLPERTPPPPDCPAPHWNGQDYEMMPAPPVYPPQEEPVYSTEVYGGSQHSQEEPSLADINRSVEILNHVLDDVELFLQQVVAATTYNENKQKKKKNKKKANKNADNLPHWKELYSCLQKVKYGFNLLGKVNGFIDNPTAPDYVHFFFSILHKLMSPYPQDLPLTVLTPLLTEQALYLLSQVVTPQEDQLWRSLGDNWNLPRSKHPEGHMLPPYVPQFSDGWEPPLPPQSLPISKSNSHHAVRGGLLVPRQAEEAMMNNPWAPPPPTHTREPAVMMRVIYDFMARNNQELSVLKGEVVEVVDKSKQWWIIRNVRKEEGYVPQNILEPVDAGRPAEDDQDMHSPPPLNMISRPADVKAWLEYKGFSKITVRSLGVLTGQLLLGMSRDEIRMACPEEGGRVFFQLQSIRSAIALASESGYGPYNGR